In one Dermacentor variabilis isolate Ectoservices chromosome 4, ASM5094787v1, whole genome shotgun sequence genomic region, the following are encoded:
- the LOC142577888 gene encoding troponin C-akin-1 protein-like: MAAERVGDQALHPVFTYGTLKCGQPNHHILMNPNYGRATLIGTARTLKKWPLVLVSSYEIPCLLPREGMGHEVSGEMYLVDDRMLESLDGLESHPDVYVRTQQDVALLSSPLNSSIPDAEAKLRSGGLSSTEGSQRRKAWIYFARKVEQEHLSLPFVSCYTCRQDIEYPTSTADKQESLRFLNNHFKHNAADQSHYRAKA, translated from the exons ATGGCAGCTGAAAGAGTGGGTGATCAGGCTCTGCACCCCGTGTTCACCTATGGAACTCTGAAGTGTGGCCAGCCAAACCATCACATCTTGATGAACCCCAACTACGGCCGCGCTACGCTGATTGGCACGGCAAGGACGCTGAAGAAATGGCCGCTGGTTCTCGTGTCCTCGTACGAGATACCGTGTCTGCTGCCCCGTGAGGGCATGGGCCAC GAGGTGTCCGGTGAAATGTACCTAGTGGACGACCGGATGCTGGAGTCCCTCGACGGCCTCGAGTCGCATCCCGACGTCTACGTCAGGACGCAGCAAGACGTCGCGTTGCTCTCTTCGCCGCTCAACTCGTCTATCCCTGACGCCGAAGCGAAGTTGCGCTCCGGGGGTTTGTCTTCGACAGAGGGAAGCCAAAGACGAAAAGCCTGGATTTACTTCGCGCGCAAAGTAGAACAAGAACACTTGTCCCTGCCCTTCGTGTCTTGCTACACCTGCAGGCAAGATATTGAATACCCGACGTCCACTGCGGACAAACAAGAGTCGCTGCGCTTTTTGAACAATCACTTTAAACACAATGCCGCAGACCAAAGCCACTACAGAGCCAAAGCATGA